Below is a genomic region from Nitrospirota bacterium.
CCGATCCTTTCTTCCATGTTTGCCTTTACCTTATTCTCAAATCCTGAATAAGTGTGAACTACATACCATAGTTTAGCCATGAAATCCTCGTTAATTTCCCAATCCAATATTCAATTAAACCAAATAACTTATGGAAGTATCTTTGCAATTATTGTTGTTAATGATACGTCTACAGCCCACATGTAAATCGTACATATCAAAACAAAAACAATTACAACAAGGGTGGTTCCAATTGTGTCTTCCTTTGATGGAAATGTGGTCTTTTTGGTTTCTGTCTTAACTTCCTCAAAAAAGTCTTTTACATTACCTATTAATTTTGAATATTCCAATTCTTATTTTACTCCTTCATATAATTCAGCTAAATATCCTTAAAAAATAATCACGAATAAAAACTTATTTATTTGCTAAATTCGTATCCTAATTATCACAGTCAATCTAACTTCTTGCTTCTTACCTCTAACTTCTTGCTTATACCGGCTCATTGGCAGGCCAGGAGGGATTCGAACCCCCATCACCCGGTTTTGGAGACCGGTGCTCTAGCCGTTGGAGCTACTGGCCTGTGATTTAAATAATTCATATTCCACACAACCTCTTACTTCTTGCTTCTTATTTCTTGCTTCTTGCCTCTATCCTCACTTCACCTCTTTATGCGGCGTATGTTTCCTGCAACAGGAACAATACTTCTTCAACTCTATTTTGTCCTGAGTATTCCTTTTGTTCTTTGTTGTTGAATAATTACGGTTCTTACATTCACCACAAGCCAGCGTTATTATATCGCGCATATCTTAACTCCTTTGTTATCTTCCTTATCTAACTTCTTGCTTCTGACTTCTTGCCTACTCTATCACCTTACTAACAACTCCTGCACCGACTGTCCTGCCGCCTTCCCTGATTGCAAACCTCAATCCCTCATCCATTGCAATAGGTGTTATCAATGAACCCTCTATGGAAACA
It encodes:
- the secE gene encoding preprotein translocase subunit SecE, whose protein sequence is MGNVKDFFEEVKTETKKTTFPSKEDTIGTTLVVIVFVLICTIYMWAVDVSLTTIIAKILP
- the rpmG gene encoding 50S ribosomal protein L33, whose translation is MRDIITLACGECKNRNYSTTKNKRNTQDKIELKKYCSCCRKHTPHKEVK